From the Streptomyces sp. NBC_00654 genome, the window TCGTCGCGCCCCTCCACCATCCGCTGAGGATCGCCGAGGAGTGGTCGGTCGTGGACAACCTCTCCGGCGGCCGGGCCGGGGTGTCCCTCGCCTCCGGCTGGCACCCGGTGGACTTCGCGCTGAGCCAGGTGCCGTACGAGGACCGCAAACGCCGGCTGACCGACAGCATCGAGCAGCTCCGCGGGCTGTGGCGCGGGGAGGCCCACGAGGTCGTGGACGGCAACGGCGCCCCGGCGACCGTACGGATCTTCCCGCCGCCGGTGCAGCGGGAACTGCCGCTCTGGGTGACCAGCGCCGGCGACGCGGAAACCTTCCGTTCGGCAGCGTCGGCGCGGGCCGGCGTCCTCACCCATCTGCTGCACCAGGATGTCGACGAACTCGCCGCGAAGATCGCCGAGTACCGGCGGACGGCGCGTGCGGCGCACCCCGGCTGGGACGGACATGTCGTCCTGATGCTGCACACCTTCCTCGGGGCCGACCGGGACGAGGTGCGCGCCACCGTCGACGGGCCGCTGCGCGCCTATCTCAGGAGCTCGGTCCATCTCATCGCCCGCTCGTTCAAAGCCCTCGACCCCGACTTCGACATCGACGCGCTGGAGGACGAGGACCTCGACTTCCTCGTCGCCCAGTCCTTCGACACCTACTTCGAGCAGCGGGGGCTGTTCGGGACGGTGGAGGAGGCGACGGCGACGGTCGAGCGGCTGCGCGGCATCGGCGTGGACGAGATCGCCTGCCTGATCGACTACGGCATCGGCACCAAGACCGTGCTGGACGGGCTGCGCCATCTGAACGCCCTCCGCGAAGCATTCGCAGTGAACTGATCCGAGAGACCCGAGAGGCCGAGACCACCGTGATCCCTCTGTCGTTTTCGCAGCTGCGGTTCTGGTTCCAGGGAGAGATGGAACCCGGGGGCGAATCTCCCAACACTTCGATGGCACTCCGGCTGACGGGACGGCTGGACGCGGTGGCGCTGCGCCGCGCGCTGCGGGACGTGGTGACGCGGCACGAGAGCCTGCGCACCGTCTTCCCTCTCGTCGACGGAGTGCCCGAGCAGCGCGTCGTGGAGGCGGTGACGGTCGAGCTGCCCGTACGACAGGTCGCGGAGCAGGACGTCGAGGCGGCCGTGACCGACGCGGGCGGGCACCTCTTCGACCTGGAGCGTGAGATACCGCTGCGGGCCGTCCTGCTCGCCGTCGGCTCCCACGGCCACCATGTGCTGGCGATCACCGTGCACCACATCGCCTTCGACGGCTGGTCCGTCGCCCCGTTCCTCCGCGACCTCGCGTACGCCTACACCGCGCGCGTCGACGGCCGTCCTCCGTCCTGGGAGGAGCTTCCTTTCCAGTACGTGGACTTCACCCTGTGGCAGCGCAAGGAGCTCGGCGCGCCCGACGACCCCGACAGCCTCTTCGCCGAGCAACTGGCGCACTGGACACGCGCCCTCGCCGACGCGCCCGCCGAACTCCCCCTCCCCACCGCCCGGCCGCGCCCCGCCACCGCCACCCACCGGGCCGGGGCAGTCCCCTTCCACCTGCCGCCCGACAGCTTCCGGCATCTCTCCCGGCTCGCCCTCCGGCACGGCGCCAGCACCTTCATGGTCCTCCACGCGGCGCTCGCGGGGCTCCTGCGCAGGCTCGGCGCCGGCACCGACATCCTGGTCGGCAGCCCGGTCGCCGGCCGCACCGACGTCGGCCTCGACAGCCTCGTCGGCTGCTTCGTCAACACCGTCGTCATCCGGACCGACACCTCCGGCGACCCCGACTTCCACGACCTGCTCCAGCAGACCCGGACGAGCGTCATGGCCGCGCTCGACCACCAGGACGTGCCCTTCGAGCAGGTCGTGGAGGCCGTCAACCCGGTGCGGTCGGCCGCCCGGCACCCGCTCTTCCACGTCATGCTCAGTGTGCAGAACAACGCGGGCGCCGCCGTGGACCTCCCCCACCTCGACACCCGCCTGCTGGACTGCGACAACCACCGGAGGGTCGCCTTCGACCTGCTCCTCGACATCACGGAGACCGACGGGGCGCTCGACGGCACCCTGGTCTACGCCCTCGACCTCTTCGACCACGACACCGCCGAGCGCCTTGTCCGCCGCTTCACCTCCTTCCTGGCCCAGGCGGTCGCCGCGCCGGAGCGGCGCATCGGCCGTCTGGAGCTGCTCACCCCTGCCGAGCGCCGCACCGTGCTGGAGACATGGAACGGCCGGGACACGGCGCTCCCGGCCGACTCCGTGCCGGAGCTCCTGCGGCGGCGCGCGGCCGCCTCGCCCGAGGACACCGCAGTGATCTGCGGCGCGTCCCGGCTCACCTACGCGGAACTCGACGCTCGGGCCGAGGGCCTCGCCCGCCGTCTGCGGCGACTGGGCGCGGGTCCGGAACGGCTGGTCGCCGTGGCCGTGAACCGCTCGGCCGACCTGGTCGTCGCCCTGCTCGCCGTGCTGAGGACGGGGGCCGCCTACCTTCCCCTGGACCCGCGCAACCCGGATGAGCGGCAGCGCACGGTCCTGGAGGAGGCGCGGCCCTGTCTGCTCCTGGCGGACGCGTCCACGAAGGAGCGGGCCGAGGGCCTCGCGGGCGCTCCGCTCGGCCTGCCGCTGGTCCTGGTCGACGGCGACGGTCCGGCCGGCCCCGACCCCGATCCGGATGCGGGCGGGTGGCCGGACATCACCGGCGACCGGGCCGCGTACGCGATGTACACGTCCGGCTCCACCGGCCGCCCCAAGGGCGTCCTGGTGACCCACCGGAACATCGTCGCTCTCGCCGCCGATCCCTGCTGGGCGGCGGACGGTGGCCACACGCGGGTGCTCGCCCACTCGCCGCACTCCTTCGACGCCTCGACGTACGAGGTGTGGGTACCGCTGCTCGGCGGCGGCACGGTCGTGATGGTGCCGGCCGGCGACTCCTCGCAGCAGGCACTGGAGCGGGCCGTGGCCGAGGGGGGCGCGACGAGCGCGTTCCTCACCACCGCGCTCTTCAACCTGCTGGTCGCGGAGGGAAGTCCGGTGCTCGGCCGGCTCGGACACGTCTGGACGGGCGGGGAGCAGCCGTCGGCCGGGGCCGTGCGGCGGATGCTGACGGACTTCCCCGGCACCGCGCTGACCCATGTCTACGGGCCGACCGAGAACACGACGTTCACCACCTCCGGGCGCCTGGACCCGGCCCGGGACGCGGACGGCGGCAAGCCGCCGATCGGCCGGCCCCTGGCGAACACACGCGTGTACGTGCTGGACGAGTGGCTGCGGCCCGTGCCCGTGGGGGTGCCGGGCGAGCTGTACGTCGCGGGGGCCGGGCTGGCCCGCGGCTACCTCGGCCGCCCGGGACTCACCGCGGGGCGCTTCGTCGCCGACCCGTACGGCGCGACCGGCACCCGCATGTACCGCACCGGTGACGTCGTCCGCTGGACCGCCGGCGGCGAGCTCGACTTCCTCACCCGCGTCGACGACCAGGTCAAGATACGCGGCTTCCGCATCGAACCCCGCGAGATCGAGGCGGCTCTGGAGCGCCATCCGGCCGTCGGCCGCGCCGCCGTCCTCGTACGGGAGGACCGGCCCGGGGAGCGCGGCCTCGTCGCCTACGTCGTCCCCGCCGCGGACATCGACGGCGAGACCGCACCGGACATCGCCGAGCACGCCCGGCGGACCCTGCCCGACTACATGGTCCCCCTCGTCGTCGTGCTCCCCGGCGGGCTTCCCCTCACGCCCAACGGCAAGCTCGACCGGGCGGCGCTGCCCGCCCCCGGGGAGGGCTGCGGCTCCCGCCCGCCGCGCACGCCGGCCGAGCGGCTCGTGTGCGCGCTGTTCGCCGAGATCCTCGCCGTGCCGGCGGTCGGTGCGGACGACAACTTCTTCGTGCTCGGCGGCCATTCCCTGCTTGCCGTCCGGCTGGTGAACCGGCTGCGCGAGGTGCTGGACGACGGGATCGGGATGCGTACGGTCTTCGAGTCGCCGACGCCCGCCGGACTCGCCGGGAGGTTCGGGGACACGGGTGCCGGCCGCGGCCCGCTGCGGCCCCGGCCACGCGGGGACGTACTGCCGGCGTCGTTCTCCCAGCTGCGTTTCTGGCTGCAGGGCGAACTGGCGGAGGGAGCCGCCTCGCACACCGTCACGACCGCCCTGCGGCTGTCGGGTCCGCTGGATTCCGGGGCGCTGACGGCGGCGCTCGGGGACGTGGTGACCCGGCACGAGAGCCTGCGCACGGTCTTCCCGGTCGCCGACGGGGTGCCCCGTCAAACGGTGCTGAGTACTGTGGAGTTCGGCCTCCCGGTGCGGGAGGTGCCGGAGCGGGACGTCGAGGCGGCGGTGGTCGCGGCGTCGGAGCACGACTTCGACCTGGCACGGGAGATACCGGTGCGGGCGGAACTCTTCGTCTGCGCCCCCGAGGAGCACGTTCTCGCGGTCACGGTCCACCACATCGCCTTCGACGGCTGGTCCGCCGCGCCCTTTCTCCACGACCTCTCCGCGGCCTATGCCGCCCGGCTGCGGGGGCGGACCCCCGCGTTCCCGGAACTGCCCGTGCAATACGCCGACTTCACACTGTGGCAGCGTGAAGGACTCGGGGAACCCGACGACCCCGCAAGCCCCGTCGCCCGGCAGCTCGCCCACTGGAGCGGCACACTGGCCGGCGCTCCCGAGGAGATCCCGCTGCCCGCCGACCGGCCGCGTCCCGCCGCCGCCACCCACCGCGCCGGCGCGGTGCCGTTCCGGCTCGCCCCGGAGGACCACGCGAAGGTCACCGCCCTGGCGCGGAAGCACGGCGCGAGCGTGTTCATGGTGCTGCACGCCGCCCTGGCGGGCCTGCTGCGGCAACTCGGCGCCGGGACGGACATCCTCGTCGGCAGCCCGGTCGCCGGACGCACCGACAGCGCTCTCGACGACCTGGTCGGCTGCTTCGTGAACACCGTGGTGGTACGGACCGACGTCTCCGGGGATCCGGACTTCGGCGGCCTGCTCGACCGCGTCCGCACCGGAGTCCTCGCCGCACTGGAGAACCAGGACGTGCCCTTCGAGCAGGTCGTGGACGCCGTCGACCCGGTACGGTCGGCGGCCCGGCACCCGCTCTTCCAGGTCATGCTGAGTCTGCAGAACAACGCGGCCGGCGCCGTGGAACTGCCGGGCCTCCACGTCGGCATGCTCGACCACGGCCGGTACCGGACCGTTCCCTTCGACCTGCTCTTCGATCTCACCGAGTCCGGCGGGGGCCTGGACGGCACCCTCGTCTACGCCCGCGACCTCTTCGACCACGCCACCGCCGAACGGCTCGCCGGGTGCTTCGCCACTCTCCTCGCCGACGCGGCGGCGCGCCCCACCCGGCCGGTGCGGCAGCTGGACGTCCTGTCCCCCGCCCAGCGTCACACCCTCCTCGCGGAGTGGAGCGGTCCGGCGGCCGGTTCGCAGCCGCCGGCCGGTTCGGTGCCGCGGCGGTTCCGGGACCAGGCCGCCAGGACACCCGACGCGGTGGCGGTGCTCCAGGGGGCCCGCCGGATCACGTACGGGGAGCTCGACGCGCGGGTGGACCGGCTGGCCGGGCATCTGCGGAAGCTCGGCGCCGGCCCCGAGCGGCTGATCGCCGTGGCCATGAACCGTACTCCCGGCCTCCTGGTCGCACTCCTCGCCGTGCACCGGACCGGTGCCGCGTACCTCCCGGTCGATCCGCACCACCCCAGGGACCGGGTGGCCAGGGTGCTGTCCGAGGCCGCGCCGCTCCTGGTGCTCTCGGACCGCGCCACCCGCGACACGCTCGGCACCGACGACTGGCTCGCCCTGGACGACCCCCGGCCCTTCGCCGCACCCACCGCCGGGGCCGGTACCGAAGGCCCCGCCCCGCACGGGGCGATCCCGGCCGACGGCACGGCGTACGTCCTCTACACTTCCGGTTCGACGGGCCGGCCGAAGGGGGTCGTGGTCAGCCACCGCAATGTGGCCCATCTGCTGACCGCCATGCGGGACCGGCTGCCGCTGGGCCCCACCGACCGTCTGCTCGCCGTGACGACGGTCGCCTTCGACATCGCCCACCTGGAACTCCTCCTGCCGCTGCTCGACGGCGCCGCCGTCGTCCTCGCCTCTCCCGACGAGGTGCGCGAGCCGCACGCCCTCGGCCGGCTGATCGGACGGCACGGAGTCACCGCCGTCCAGGCGACGCCCTCCCTGTGGTCCGGCCTCGTGGCCGAGGTCCCCGACGCGGTCCGGGGGCTGCGCGTCCTCGTCGGCGGCGAGGCGCTGCCGCCCGCCCTGGCCGGCGGCCTCACCGCCCTGGCCGCGGAGGTCACCAACGTGTACGGGCCCACCGAGACGACCATCTGGTCCCTCGCGGCCCCGATCGGCCCGCACAACGCGGAACGCCCGCCGCTCGGCTCCCCGCTGGGCGACACCCGGGTCTACGTCATGAACGAGGGACTCCGGCCGGTGCCCGTGGGCGTACCGGGCGAGCTGTACATCGGGGGTGCGGGCGTGGCCCGGGGCTATCTCGGCCGCCCGGGGCCGACCGCCGAGCGGTTCGTCGCCGATCCGTACGGTCCGCCCGGCGCCCGCCTGTACCGCACCGGCGACCTGGTCCGGTGGACCTCGGACGGGGAACTCGACTTCCTCGGGCGCACCGATGACCAGGTGAAGCTGCGCGGCTTCCGTATCGAACCCCGCGAGATCGAGGCGGTCCTGGACCGGCACCACCAGGTCACCCGCAGCGCCGTCGTGGTGCGCGAGGACCGGCCGGGCGAGCGTCGGCTCGTCGCCTACGTGGTACCCGCCCGGGACGCCGGTACCGCGGACGGCCTCGTCGCCGGACTCGCCGAGCGGGCGCGGCAGGAGCTGCCGCCGTACATGGTCCCCGCCGTCGTCGTGCTGCCCGACGGGCTGCCGCTCACACCCAATGGAAAGCTCGACCGGTCCGCGCTGCCCGCCCCGCACGGATCCGCCTCCCCCGCCCGGGAGACCCGGGAGCCGAACACCCCCGCCGAGAGGATCCTCCGCGAACTGTTCGCCGCCGTCCTCGGACGGCCCGGCGTCGGCGTCGAGGACGATTTCTTCGAGCTCGGCGGCGACAGCATCGTGTCGATCCGGCTGGTGTCCCGGGCCCGCTCACGAGGTCTGGCCATCTCCACCCGGGACGTCTTCCGGTACCGGACCGTGGCCGGACTGGCCGTCCACGCGAAGGTACGGACGCCCAGGGCGGGCACGGCGACCGGATCCGCCCCGGCGTCACCGGCCGGCGAGGTGCCGCTCACTCCGATCCTCCACTGGCAGCGCGAACGGGGCGGCCCCGTCGACGGCTTCCACCAGTCCGTGCTCGTACGGACCCCGGCGGACCTGTCCCTGCCGCGGCTGCGGGCGCTGATCCAGTCGCTGCTCGACCGGCACGACGCGTTGCGGATGCGGCTGACGCGCGCCCCCGCGTGGCGCCTCGAGGTCCTGCCGCGCGGTGCGGCCGACGCGGCCGGGCGCGTCGTACGGATCGACGCGGCCGGCCTCGCCGCCGGGACGCTTGCGGACCTGGTCCGCACCGAGGCGGACGCGGCCCGGCGGCGTCTGGCGCCCGGGGACGGGAACATGCTCCAGGCCGTGTGGTTCGACGCGGGTCCCGGCCGGCCGGGCAGGCTGCTCCTGATGATCAACCACCTCGTCGTGGACGGCGTTTCGTGGCGGATCCTCCTGGAGGACCTGGGCACGGCGGACGCCCCGCGGACGACGGGGCCGGGCCTCGCGCCCGTGTCGTTCGCCGACTGGGGGCGCCTGCTGGAGCGCGAATCGCGCGGGCGGGCGTCCGAACTCCCCTTCTGGCTGGGGCTCGTCGAGGGAACGGACGATCTCGTCGACGGTGCGGACCTCGTGGCAGACCGTGATGTCGAGGGCTCGAAGCACACCGTCACCCGTGTCCTTCCCGCCGACCGGACGGAGCCGCTCCTGACCCGCGTGCCCGCCCGGCTCGGCGTCGGCGTGAACGCCGTGCTGCTCGGCGCGCTGAGCACGGCCGCGGGGCACTGGCGTACGGCGCTCGGCCCCGGCGGCGCTTCCGGCGGCGCGGGGGCCGACGGCGGCGCGCCGTTCCTCGTGGACGTGGAGGGACACGGACGCGAGGAGATCGCCGCCGGCCTCGACCTGTCGTCGACCGTGGGCTGGTTCACCAGCATGTTCCCGGTACGGCTCCCGGGGCGGCCCGACGATCCGGAAGCCGCCGTACGGGCCGTGGACGGCCGGCTCGGGAGCATTCCGGACAAGGGGCTCGGCTACGGTCTGCTGCGCCATCTCGATCCGGAGACCGCGCCCGTGCTCGGGGCTCTGCCGCGGGCGCAGATACTGTTCAACTACCTGGGCCGGTTCGACCGGCACGGCGAGTCGGACTGGGGCCTGGCGCCGGAAGCCGGCGCGGTCGCCGGAGGCGGCGACCCCGGGCTGCCCCTGACACACCTCCTGGAAGTGTCCGCGATCGTCCACGACCGCGGCGAGGGGCCGGAACTGCACATCACCTGGGCGTATCCGAAGGCCGTGCTGGAGCGGCCCCGGGTGGAGGCCCTGGCCGACGCCTGGTCCGAGGCCCTGAACACCCTGACCGCACGCACCGGCGAACCGGGAGAGACGGCGTGACCACACCAGATCGCACCCACGGGCGGACGTCGAGGCCGGCGCCGCTCCAGCAAGGGCTGTTCTTCCACACGGCGTTCGACACCGACGGCCAGGACATCTACACCACCCAGCTGGCACTGGACTTCGAAGGTCCGGTCGATCCCGTGCTGCTGCGAGAGGTCTGCCAGGTGCTCCAGGACCGGCACGACAGCCTGCGGTCGGGGTTCCGTACGGACGCGTCGGGCGCGCCGGTACGGTTCGTACCGCCCCGGGTCCAGCTGGCCTGGCGGACGGCCGACCTCACCGCGACGGCGCCCGAGGACCGGGAGGCCGAGGCGGCGCGGCTGGTCGAGGAGGAGCGGCGGCGGCGCTTCGACACCGCCCGGCCGCCGCTGGTCCGCTTCCTGCTGATCCGTCTGGACGACGCCCGGTGGCGCTTCGCGCTGACGAACCATCACATCATTCTGGACGGCTGGTCCACCTCGGTCCTCCTCGACGAGCTGTTCCAGCTGTACGGCGCCGGAGCCGGCGGCACGGCGCACCGGCTGCCGGCCGCCCCCTCGTACACCTCCTATCTGGACTGGCTCGGCGAGGTGGACCCCCAGTGGTCCCGGGACGCCTGGGCGGAGGCGCTTTCCGGGATCGAGGGGCCGACGCTGGTGGCACCGCGGGCGCAGGGCACGGTGGTGCCCGAACGGGTGGTGCGCACACTCTCCGCCGCGCGTACCGCCGCGCTGACGGACCGGGCGCGGCAGTCGGGGGTCACTCTCGGCACGGTGATGCAGGTGGCCTGGGGGCTGGTGCTGCGGCAGCTGACCGGGCAGGGCGACGTGCTGTTCGGGATGACGGTGTCGGGGCGGGCCGCCGAGGTCGACGGCGTCGAGACGATGGTCGGGCTGCTCATCAACACCGTTCCGGCCCGGGTGCGGATCGATCCGCGGGACACACTGCTCGAACTCCTCGAACGGGTCCAGGACGAGCAGCTCGACCTGTTCGAGCACCACCACGTCGGGCTGACGGAGATCCAGCAGCAGGCGGGCTTCGGGTCCCTGTTCGACACCACGACCGTCTTCGACAACTATCCGATGGGCTCGGGCGAGCGCCGTCTCGGCGAGGCGCTTCTCGTCGGCGTCACGGGGTTCGACGCCACCCACTATCCGCTCTCCCTGATCTGTACGCCGGCCGAGGAGCTGGGCATACGGATCGACTTCCGGCCCGATCTGCTCGGACGCGGGACGGTCGAGGGGATCGCCGAGCGGCTCGAACGGATCCTGGAGGCGATCGCCGGGGATCCGCACCGCTCGGCCGGCGGCCTGCCCGGCCTTTCGGCCGACGAGCGCCGGCGGGTGCTGGAGGAATGGAACGCCACCGCCCGTCCGGTGGCACCGGCCACGCTGCCCGCCCTGATCGAGGCGCGAGCCGCGCGGATCCCGCGCGGGACCGCCCTCTCGTACCAGGGACGGGCCCTCGGCTACGACGAGCTCAACCGCCGGGCGAATCGTCTGGCGCGCGTACTGCTCGCCGAAGGCGCGGGACCGGAGACCCGGGTGGCCCTGGCGCTGCCGAGGGCCCCGGACATGGTCGTCGCCCTGCTCGCCGTGCTCAAGGCCGGGGCCGCCTATGTGCCGGTCGACGTGCGCTACCCGGCCGACCGGGTGGCGCGGATGCTCGGCGACGCGCGGCCCCTGCTCGCGGTCGTCACCGGGGCGACCAGGGGTGTGCTGCCGGAGGGGACGACCGCGCTCGTCCTGGACGACCCCTCCGTGGCACGGCGCGTCGAGCAGCAGGAGGAGGCGGACGTCGTGGACGCGGAGCGGCCGGGACCGCTCCTCCCCCGGCACCCCGCCTACGTCATCTACACCTCGGGCACCACCGGCGTCCCCAAGGGGGTGGTCGTCGAGCACGCGAACGCCGTCAACTTCGTGGCGACCGTCGAGGACCATTTCGGCACCGACGGCATGGCGCGGGTCCTGGCGTCCACCTCGCTGAGCTTCGACGTGTCGGTCTTCGAGATCGTCACGACCCTGGCGCTCGGCGGCCGTCTGGAGCTGGTCGACGACCTGTTCGCGCTGCTCGAACGGGACGGCTGGGAGGGGAGCCTGGTCAGCGGCGTTCCCTCGGCCATGGCGAGCATGCTGGCCGGCGACGCCTTCGAGGTGTCGGCACGGCACGTGGTGCTCGGCGGGGAGGCGGTGCCGCACGCCCTGCTGCGCGAGCTGCGGGAGCGGGTGCCCGGCTGCGCGGTCACCAACATCTACGGCCCCACCGAGGCGACCACCTACTCGACGTGGTGGCGCAGCGGCGACCAGGACGCCGACGGCGATCCGCCGATCGGCCGGCCTGTGCCCAACTCCCGGATGTACGTGCTGGATCCCTGGCTCCAGCCGGTCGCGGTGGGGCAGCCGGGAGAGCTGTACATCGCCGGCGCGGGTGTCACCCGCGGCTATCTGAACCGGCCGGCGCTGTCCTCGGAGCGCTTCGTGGCCTGTCCGTTCGGCACGCCCGGCGGCCGGATGTACCGCACGGGCGACCGGGTGCGGTGGCGGGCCGACGGGCAGCTGGAGTATCTGGGCCGGCTCGACGGCCAGGTGAAGATCCGCGGCTTCCGGATCGAACTCGGCGACGTGGAGGCCGCCCTGCTGCGGCACGAGAGTGTGACGCAGGCCGTCGCGGTCGTACGGGAGGACCGGGCGGGTGACCGCAGGCTGGTCGCGTACGCCCTGGCGGCCGAGCCCGGGACGCCGCTCGACGGCGCGGAGCTGCGGCGTTTCACCCGTGACACGCTGCCGGACCACATGGTGCCGTCGGCGGTGGTGCAGCTGGAGCGGTTCCCGCTGATGCCGAACGGCAAGCTGGACCGGTCGGCGCTGCCGGCCCCCGCCTACGGCGCCACCGTCCACCGGGGGCCGGCCCACGCGCGCGAAGAGCCGCTGTGCGCGCTGTTCGCCGAGGTGCTCGGGGTGGAGCGGGTCGGACCCGACGACGGCTTCTTCGATCTGGGCGGGCACTCCCTGCTGGCGACCCGGCTGGTGAGCCGGGTGCGTGCGGTCCTGGGCACCGGGCTGTCCGTCCGTGTCCTGTTCGAGGCGCCGACCCCGGCCGCCCTCGCACGCCGGCTCGACGGCGAGAAAGAGGGCTCCGGCCTGGACGTTCTGTTGCC encodes:
- a CDS encoding MupA/Atu3671 family FMN-dependent luciferase-like monooxygenase; translated protein: MDFSLFYFADDSTPEGDAGRYELLLEGARFADRHGFRAVWTPERHFHPFGGLYPNPSVVGAALAMVTSTVAIRAGSVVAPLHHPLRIAEEWSVVDNLSGGRAGVSLASGWHPVDFALSQVPYEDRKRRLTDSIEQLRGLWRGEAHEVVDGNGAPATVRIFPPPVQRELPLWVTSAGDAETFRSAASARAGVLTHLLHQDVDELAAKIAEYRRTARAAHPGWDGHVVLMLHTFLGADRDEVRATVDGPLRAYLRSSVHLIARSFKALDPDFDIDALEDEDLDFLVAQSFDTYFEQRGLFGTVEEATATVERLRGIGVDEIACLIDYGIGTKTVLDGLRHLNALREAFAVN
- a CDS encoding non-ribosomal peptide synthetase, which translates into the protein MIPLSFSQLRFWFQGEMEPGGESPNTSMALRLTGRLDAVALRRALRDVVTRHESLRTVFPLVDGVPEQRVVEAVTVELPVRQVAEQDVEAAVTDAGGHLFDLEREIPLRAVLLAVGSHGHHVLAITVHHIAFDGWSVAPFLRDLAYAYTARVDGRPPSWEELPFQYVDFTLWQRKELGAPDDPDSLFAEQLAHWTRALADAPAELPLPTARPRPATATHRAGAVPFHLPPDSFRHLSRLALRHGASTFMVLHAALAGLLRRLGAGTDILVGSPVAGRTDVGLDSLVGCFVNTVVIRTDTSGDPDFHDLLQQTRTSVMAALDHQDVPFEQVVEAVNPVRSAARHPLFHVMLSVQNNAGAAVDLPHLDTRLLDCDNHRRVAFDLLLDITETDGALDGTLVYALDLFDHDTAERLVRRFTSFLAQAVAAPERRIGRLELLTPAERRTVLETWNGRDTALPADSVPELLRRRAAASPEDTAVICGASRLTYAELDARAEGLARRLRRLGAGPERLVAVAVNRSADLVVALLAVLRTGAAYLPLDPRNPDERQRTVLEEARPCLLLADASTKERAEGLAGAPLGLPLVLVDGDGPAGPDPDPDAGGWPDITGDRAAYAMYTSGSTGRPKGVLVTHRNIVALAADPCWAADGGHTRVLAHSPHSFDASTYEVWVPLLGGGTVVMVPAGDSSQQALERAVAEGGATSAFLTTALFNLLVAEGSPVLGRLGHVWTGGEQPSAGAVRRMLTDFPGTALTHVYGPTENTTFTTSGRLDPARDADGGKPPIGRPLANTRVYVLDEWLRPVPVGVPGELYVAGAGLARGYLGRPGLTAGRFVADPYGATGTRMYRTGDVVRWTAGGELDFLTRVDDQVKIRGFRIEPREIEAALERHPAVGRAAVLVREDRPGERGLVAYVVPAADIDGETAPDIAEHARRTLPDYMVPLVVVLPGGLPLTPNGKLDRAALPAPGEGCGSRPPRTPAERLVCALFAEILAVPAVGADDNFFVLGGHSLLAVRLVNRLREVLDDGIGMRTVFESPTPAGLAGRFGDTGAGRGPLRPRPRGDVLPASFSQLRFWLQGELAEGAASHTVTTALRLSGPLDSGALTAALGDVVTRHESLRTVFPVADGVPRQTVLSTVEFGLPVREVPERDVEAAVVAASEHDFDLAREIPVRAELFVCAPEEHVLAVTVHHIAFDGWSAAPFLHDLSAAYAARLRGRTPAFPELPVQYADFTLWQREGLGEPDDPASPVARQLAHWSGTLAGAPEEIPLPADRPRPAAATHRAGAVPFRLAPEDHAKVTALARKHGASVFMVLHAALAGLLRQLGAGTDILVGSPVAGRTDSALDDLVGCFVNTVVVRTDVSGDPDFGGLLDRVRTGVLAALENQDVPFEQVVDAVDPVRSAARHPLFQVMLSLQNNAAGAVELPGLHVGMLDHGRYRTVPFDLLFDLTESGGGLDGTLVYARDLFDHATAERLAGCFATLLADAAARPTRPVRQLDVLSPAQRHTLLAEWSGPAAGSQPPAGSVPRRFRDQAARTPDAVAVLQGARRITYGELDARVDRLAGHLRKLGAGPERLIAVAMNRTPGLLVALLAVHRTGAAYLPVDPHHPRDRVARVLSEAAPLLVLSDRATRDTLGTDDWLALDDPRPFAAPTAGAGTEGPAPHGAIPADGTAYVLYTSGSTGRPKGVVVSHRNVAHLLTAMRDRLPLGPTDRLLAVTTVAFDIAHLELLLPLLDGAAVVLASPDEVREPHALGRLIGRHGVTAVQATPSLWSGLVAEVPDAVRGLRVLVGGEALPPALAGGLTALAAEVTNVYGPTETTIWSLAAPIGPHNAERPPLGSPLGDTRVYVMNEGLRPVPVGVPGELYIGGAGVARGYLGRPGPTAERFVADPYGPPGARLYRTGDLVRWTSDGELDFLGRTDDQVKLRGFRIEPREIEAVLDRHHQVTRSAVVVREDRPGERRLVAYVVPARDAGTADGLVAGLAERARQELPPYMVPAVVVLPDGLPLTPNGKLDRSALPAPHGSASPARETREPNTPAERILRELFAAVLGRPGVGVEDDFFELGGDSIVSIRLVSRARSRGLAISTRDVFRYRTVAGLAVHAKVRTPRAGTATGSAPASPAGEVPLTPILHWQRERGGPVDGFHQSVLVRTPADLSLPRLRALIQSLLDRHDALRMRLTRAPAWRLEVLPRGAADAAGRVVRIDAAGLAAGTLADLVRTEADAARRRLAPGDGNMLQAVWFDAGPGRPGRLLLMINHLVVDGVSWRILLEDLGTADAPRTTGPGLAPVSFADWGRLLERESRGRASELPFWLGLVEGTDDLVDGADLVADRDVEGSKHTVTRVLPADRTEPLLTRVPARLGVGVNAVLLGALSTAAGHWRTALGPGGASGGAGADGGAPFLVDVEGHGREEIAAGLDLSSTVGWFTSMFPVRLPGRPDDPEAAVRAVDGRLGSIPDKGLGYGLLRHLDPETAPVLGALPRAQILFNYLGRFDRHGESDWGLAPEAGAVAGGGDPGLPLTHLLEVSAIVHDRGEGPELHITWAYPKAVLERPRVEALADAWSEALNTLTARTGEPGETA